From bacterium, the proteins below share one genomic window:
- a CDS encoding metallophosphoesterase — protein MSVNPVESSPMKIAHFSDLHYGFSTERDAWVEHRLIQVQRAHPDHLILSGDLSQSGRADEFRALAAWLCRCGFSTSDRLTVLPGNHDLYNFFFKDFHAGGDFYRKWRRIPRTAMKIHAYDQPHYEKDLSFFVHNFRNAFHSILTLNDRETDPYPFIKLLDERVALIVLDSNRCLPRISRNVFCSNGYVDPGSVERILAQKELAGRFKIVALHHHLLPASVVSRREGRLFGAATRLINRRELVALLDRIRPDLVLHGHYHRQEIYQIGRAIPVMNNGDYRKWGLIEITDHVTITTSD, from the coding sequence ATGTCGGTTAACCCGGTCGAATCCAGCCCGATGAAGATCGCCCATTTTTCTGACCTGCATTACGGCTTTTCCACCGAACGAGACGCTTGGGTGGAACACCGGCTGATCCAAGTTCAGCGTGCGCATCCGGACCATCTGATCCTCAGCGGGGATCTGAGTCAGAGCGGCCGTGCTGACGAATTCCGCGCTCTGGCTGCATGGCTGTGCCGCTGCGGCTTTTCCACCTCTGACCGCTTGACGGTTTTACCCGGCAATCACGATCTCTACAATTTTTTCTTTAAAGATTTTCACGCAGGCGGCGACTTTTACCGTAAATGGCGCCGGATCCCCCGCACGGCCATGAAAATACACGCCTATGATCAGCCGCATTATGAGAAGGATCTCTCCTTCTTCGTCCACAACTTTCGCAACGCCTTTCACTCCATCCTTACACTGAACGACCGGGAAACAGATCCCTATCCCTTTATTAAACTGTTAGACGAACGCGTTGCCCTGATTGTGTTGGATTCCAACCGCTGCCTGCCGCGAATCAGCCGAAACGTTTTCTGCTCCAACGGCTATGTAGATCCCGGCAGCGTCGAACGTATCCTGGCGCAAAAAGAGTTAGCCGGCCGATTTAAAATCGTGGCGCTGCACCACCATCTGCTGCCCGCTTCGGTGGTGAGCCGACGGGAAGGCAGACTGTTCGGCGCTGCAACCAGATTAATCAACCGCCGAGAGCTGGTCGCCCTTCTCGATCGGATTCGTCCGGATCTGGTGCTGCACGGCCATTATCATCGGCAGGAGATCTATCAAATCGGCAGGGCGATTCCGGTGATGAACAATGGGGATTACCGCAAATGGGGGCTGATCGAAATAACAGACCACGTCACGATCACAACTTCGGATTAA
- a CDS encoding T9SS type A sorting domain-containing protein → MKKAIRVLLVWAVWSTAGAQITLIRDIQYTTSPTGDSPLKDQIVTISGVVTGEIYAFKNSYYYVQDANAPWSGIKVYDKTHFAAQGDRVTLTGTVAEYKGVTEITAVTAFTVDSIATNWIQPMAVTTGEIATTGANAEAYEGCLVRVGPAAITNPNLGYGEWQIDDGSGPCRVDDEAKYYFLQAQYGSVQSVTGILDFANGDTKIEPRLANDVIEEGPYTRIQRIQQVRYSDLLKTPTQNAKDKSYMNGDTVTVRGIVTMPTGLCYAGAGIKFTFAAPEGGPWSGLLSYHADSTAYGSLYEGDEIVMTGYISEYTTAPSNMTEFFITSPIDIINFGQPLPKVDSIKTGDLRWPTTAEQWGTCMVKVGNAKVTYLTPQYELFEIDDGSGGVLVDDESDSIRNYPDPPLKSTFESMQGWVYHHYGYYTDSTAYKLEPLYRTQMVLGAAPLTVKNTTRNLAAATAAQSVIVTTTLDPAANVGSAKVFYKVNDGAYAALPMTLSNGVYRAEIPAQALGSVVNYYIEATDQGGQKTYDPPDQTLANHTYLVLEGNPTLAQVQKTYWPSGDSPFQNFKVTVEGVVTADSLFYAKYGAYPIQDAAGAWNGVFILGQVPNSLHRGDRVRVTGRVEDHNAAYLYKWEGNTQIIADTTIVLAKAQELPAVVTVTTNDLKSKSTLAEQYEGVLVQVRNATLTAVNSYDVTINDGSGECLLDGDAFIGRDQDPNPNFYINRAAKVLIVAGDTIKIGEQIKMVQGVFLYSFGSHKIEIRDLRDIGTTTGVFNAVVAQPLHFALEQNYPNPFNPETRLYFQIPEPQNVQLVIYNIRGHIVRNLVDNRLDAGDHIVNWDGRDNHGNPAPTGVYIYRIKAGDHMAARKMTLVK, encoded by the coding sequence TTGAAAAAAGCGATACGGGTTTTGTTGGTATGGGCTGTATGGAGTACCGCAGGGGCTCAGATCACTTTGATTCGCGACATTCAATATACCACCTCCCCCACCGGGGATTCGCCCCTTAAGGATCAGATCGTGACCATCAGCGGTGTGGTCACCGGTGAAATCTATGCTTTTAAAAACAGCTATTATTATGTGCAGGACGCCAACGCCCCCTGGTCCGGCATCAAGGTTTATGATAAAACTCATTTTGCCGCCCAAGGCGATCGCGTCACCCTGACGGGAACCGTGGCCGAGTATAAGGGCGTCACCGAGATCACCGCGGTAACCGCTTTTACCGTGGATTCCATCGCTACCAACTGGATTCAGCCCATGGCCGTGACCACCGGAGAAATCGCCACTACCGGCGCCAATGCGGAAGCGTATGAGGGCTGTCTCGTTCGCGTAGGTCCCGCCGCCATCACCAATCCGAATCTTGGTTACGGTGAATGGCAGATCGATGATGGCTCCGGGCCCTGCCGCGTCGATGATGAAGCCAAGTACTATTTCCTTCAGGCTCAATATGGTTCTGTGCAGTCGGTCACAGGCATACTCGATTTTGCCAACGGCGACACCAAGATCGAGCCGCGCCTGGCCAACGACGTCATCGAGGAGGGGCCGTACACCCGCATCCAACGCATTCAACAGGTGCGTTACAGCGATCTTTTAAAAACGCCGACGCAAAACGCCAAGGATAAGAGCTATATGAACGGCGACACCGTGACCGTGAGAGGCATTGTCACCATGCCGACCGGACTGTGTTACGCCGGCGCCGGCATCAAATTCACCTTTGCCGCTCCCGAAGGCGGGCCGTGGTCCGGCCTGCTCTCTTATCATGCCGATTCGACGGCGTATGGATCCCTGTATGAGGGCGATGAAATTGTCATGACCGGCTACATCTCAGAGTATACCACCGCCCCCTCCAACATGACGGAGTTTTTCATCACCAGTCCCATTGATATCATCAATTTCGGCCAACCCCTGCCCAAAGTCGACTCGATCAAGACAGGCGATCTGCGCTGGCCCACTACGGCTGAGCAGTGGGGCACCTGCATGGTCAAAGTCGGCAACGCCAAAGTCACTTATCTGACTCCGCAGTATGAATTGTTCGAGATCGACGACGGCAGCGGCGGCGTTCTGGTCGACGACGAATCCGACAGCATCCGCAATTATCCGGATCCGCCTCTGAAATCAACTTTTGAATCGATGCAGGGCTGGGTCTATCATCATTACGGTTATTACACCGACTCCACCGCTTACAAACTGGAGCCGCTCTATCGCACGCAGATGGTGCTGGGCGCCGCTCCATTGACGGTTAAAAACACCACGCGCAATCTCGCCGCCGCCACAGCGGCGCAATCCGTAATTGTCACCACCACGCTGGACCCGGCGGCCAATGTCGGCTCTGCCAAAGTGTTTTACAAGGTTAACGACGGCGCATATGCAGCATTGCCCATGACTTTGAGCAATGGTGTCTACAGGGCCGAGATCCCGGCTCAGGCGCTTGGCAGTGTAGTGAACTATTATATCGAGGCCACGGACCAGGGCGGTCAAAAAACCTATGATCCGCCTGATCAAACTTTGGCGAATCACACCTATCTGGTTCTGGAAGGCAATCCGACCCTGGCGCAGGTGCAAAAGACCTACTGGCCTTCAGGCGACAGTCCTTTCCAGAATTTTAAAGTGACGGTGGAAGGCGTGGTTACTGCGGACTCGCTGTTCTATGCCAAATACGGCGCTTATCCCATTCAGGACGCGGCCGGTGCATGGAACGGCGTGTTCATTCTGGGCCAGGTGCCCAACTCGTTGCATCGCGGCGACCGCGTGCGCGTGACCGGCCGAGTGGAGGATCACAACGCCGCCTACCTGTATAAATGGGAGGGCAACACTCAGATCATCGCCGACACCACCATCGTCCTGGCCAAAGCGCAGGAATTGCCTGCGGTGGTGACGGTGACCACCAATGATCTGAAAAGCAAGAGCACTTTGGCCGAACAGTACGAGGGCGTGCTGGTACAGGTGAGAAACGCCACCCTCACGGCAGTCAATTCGTATGATGTGACGATCAATGACGGCAGCGGCGAATGTCTGCTGGACGGGGATGCGTTCATCGGCCGTGATCAGGATCCCAATCCTAATTTTTACATCAATCGAGCCGCCAAAGTGCTGATCGTCGCCGGCGATACGATCAAGATCGGCGAACAGATCAAAATGGTCCAGGGTGTTTTTCTCTACAGCTTTGGCAGCCATAAAATAGAGATCCGTGACCTCCGCGATATCGGCACCACCACCGGCGTCTTCAACGCGGTGGTCGCGCAACCGCTTCACTTTGCCCTGGAGCAAAATTATCCCAATCCGTTTAATCCGGAGACACGGCTGTACTTTCAGATCCCTGAACCGCAAAACGTGCAGCTGGTCATCTATAATATCCGTGGCCATATCGTGCGCAATCTGGTGGACAACCGACTCGATGCCGGCGATCATATCGTCAATTGGGACGGACGCGACAACCACGGCAATCCGGCGCCGACGGGCGTCTACATTTATCGCATCAAGGCCGGCGACCATATGGCTGCGCGCAAGATGACGCTGGTCAAATAG